ATTTAATGTTATAATCATAACTGAAGTCATTCTTTACTGATATTTTTCTATTTTTTAGCGAAAACATTATATCATAAAGTGATGACTTATTTAATTTTATAATTACTGTTATTCAACAAGCTAAATTATTATATAAATGGCTGTCAGAGAAAGAAAGAAGAGAATATTAAATTCTCCTTTTTACTGCATTTTTCTTAACTTGCGTTATAAGTGTAAGTTATTATGTAGTAACTTTTTCAGTAATAATTAAAGGAGGAACTTATGTTAGACGTGATGATTTTTATTACAATAGGTATTGCTGCGGGTATCCTAAGTGGATTATTTGGTGTTGGCGGTGGAATAATTATAATTCCGGCCTTAATGTTTTTCAAGGGATTTTCTCAATTAAAAGCTCAAGGAACTTCTCTGATTGCTATGCTTCCCCCTGTTGGCATACTTGCATTTATTGAGTACTATAAAAAAGGGAACACTGATTTAGTGGGCGGTATAATTATTTGTAGTGCAATGTTATTAAGTGCTAAATTCGGTGGTCAATTAGCAAATATGCTTCCTATGAATGTGATGAAAAGGGCTTTTGGAATATTTGTTATTTTAGTTGGGATAAAAACTTTTTTCGGGAAATGATTAATATAAATATTGTTTAAATTAATACATAATTTCCTTTGGATTTCCTAATACAGTTAAAGCAGATTGGAAATATTGGGCATTAGTACAACCAGAAAAGACTATTGGACAAATGAATTTGAAAAAAAGGACAAGTTTTGTTACTGGTGGAGGAATTGTAGTTAAAGTGTTTAGTGATCCTAATGAACCAATGAAGTGGTTAGAAAATCAATAAGTTATATTTACGGACTAAAGCCTGCACCTTGAGAGGTACAGGCTTATCATCACTTTATTATTTTAAGTCTTCTTCATAGGCTTTAATCATTTTCTTAACCATATTTCCACCTACTGCTCCAGCTTCTCTGGCAGTTAAATCTCCATTGTAGCCATCTTTTAAATTTACTCCAACCTCTCTGGCTGACTCCATCTTAAACCTATTCAAGGCTTCTCTGGCTTCTGGGACTACTAACTTATTGTTACGTGTCATAATAAACACCTCTCTAAATAGTAATCTTTGATGCTACATTTAAAGTTTGTGCATTTCTATGAAAAATACTCTAGGTAATTTGATGGAAATTTGGAAAACAACTATAGAAAACAAGTTCAAACTTATAAAATTGCAGGCGATTTTAATAAGCTTTCATAAGATTTTATTGGAGTGATCTTACTGAATATATCATTTTTCACTACCCGTTTTGCCTGTAATTCAGCAATAATGCTTTTAGGTGCAATATTATAACGTTCCTTAAAAGGTGTTTTAACGAGCAATTCTATGGTACTCTTTATATTATCAGTGGAATCTTGCGTGGAAACTTTAAGTTCCCGTGTATCAACCACCAAATTGTATTTAGATGTATCAAAAGTTTTTAGCTCCCTTAATAATTCTGATAAAAATTCCTCACCTTCTTTTTTTGATAATAATCCCTTGAAAGTTATTAAAAATATGTTTTTCTCTGGTTTGATTTCTAATTTATACATGCAAATTCCTCCCATTGAAACTCTCTATATTTATTTTAAATTTCTAATTATACTTATATACACTACAAACTATTCTATATTTGAATATCTCTATATCTCACTTAACCTAATCTCTAAAAAAATTATAAGTATTAATTGTAGTTACATTATGTAATAACAATGTGAACTTTATGTGATTTATAATTAGGGATTGTTTACATTTTAAAAAATATCATATTAGAAAAAAGAGTAACTCTATGAGTCAATTTCATATTTTTGATAAAGAATTATTTAGCAGATATATGATACAGCATTTCAAGAGATGAAGAAAAATTATAGATAGCTTGAAATTTATGTGGAATTATTAGCCAATTTAGGAAAGTAAAATTATACTGGTTTCTAGATATGTGGAAAGAATTTGAAAACGTAAAGCTCTCTTTTTTACGATTAAATCCTCGTTAATTTTAATATGGAAGGTTTTTAGGTTAGTAACCATTTTGAGGGTGACTATAGCTTTCTTATATATATTGGAATAAAATCAAATATTTGTATAACATTTTAATACAGCCCTTATTAAGGTTCAACAGATGTTAAATTCGAATATGAAACTTTTGTAGAAGAATTTAAATACAAATCTTATTAAGGTTCAACGCAAAACTAAGAAGGTACAGTATGGAAAATGAAATATTTAAATACAAATCTTGTTAAGGTTCAACTGCTACCAAAGATGAAATATCTAATGCTGGTTATGGATTTAAATACAAATCTTGTTAAGGTTCAACGGATGTTGACATAAAAAACCTTCAAACTTCTACAGGGATTTAAATACAAATCTTGTTAAGGTTCAACTGGAGACTTGATGTGTTCAATTCTCATGGAAAGATATAATTTAAATACAAATCTTGTTAAGGTTCAACTAGACTTATTTATACCTAAAGACATTGCTAAATCACATTTAAATACAAATCTTGTTAAGGTTCAACAGAAATTGGCTTAATACTATAGATTATAAAGTATAATTTAAATACAAATCTTGTTAAGGTTCAACAAGAATACTGATACTTCTGCTAATCAATTTTACATCTAATTTAAATACAAATCTTGTTAAGGTTCAACTAAAAAGCTTTTTTACTTTACCAATAACTTTAGGTAATTTAAATACAAATCTTGTTAAGTTTCAACATAGATGATTTTATTAATTCTCAAGGTTTTATTTAATTTAAATACAAATCTTGTTAAGTTTCAACAATGCAACAACATCTGTAATGGTCTTTCTTTGCCATATTTAAATACAAATCTTGTTAAGTTTCAACGGTAATTCAGTTTCTACAACTCCACATTCTTTTATAATTTAAATACAAATCTTGTTAAGTTTCAACTTAAAGTTAAGCACAAGAGAACTTGCAAAAAAAGCATTTAAATACAAATCTTGTTAAGTTTCAACGTGCATCAAACTTATTATCAGGTATCCATAGGTCAATTTAAATACAAATCTTGTTAAGTTTCAACATGGCTTTCCATGGGACTCCAAACAGTTTTGCTGTTATTTAAATACAAATCTTGTTAAGTTTCAACAAGCCTACAAGAAAAGAAAGACGATACCCCACAAGAATTTAAATACAAATCTTGTTAAGTTTCAACTTTGGAAATTATATAATTTAGGGAGGAAATTAAAATTTAAATACAAATCTTGTTAAGTTTCAACATGAAAATGCTCATAAGATTAGTTGTACCAACAGTTATTTAAATACAAATCTTGTTAAGTTTCAACTAATGTAAAATAGCCATTTCTTATTTTCATTATATCTCTTTAAGTATTGAAAATAAAGGATTTTATAAAAATTTTTCCAGGCAATTTTATTTTCTGTATTTATAAGAATAAAATCGCCTTGGAAGCATTGTATATCAACAGTTTATATAAGATTTTTACTTGTCTAAGGTTGGAAAAATACTAACGGGGATTTTAAAAATAAATATAAAATGCGATAAATTGAACATAATGGTTAATGTCTATAAGAATACTTATATTGGTTCCTTAATATCATCTCAATTTTAATAATAGATAACTATGCTATTAATGGGTACAACCCTGTAACATTTCCTGCTCTAAATGAATATAATTCATTCAATTATGTCGACTTACTAAAAACAATTCCAGATCAATCAAACGGTAAATAGAAAAATTACTGCTATTATTTCAATGGGCTTTGAGGGAATTAATTTGGAATTAAAACATTCGTAATATGTAATATATGGTTATAGTGAAAACACCTGGGACTACTAGTAGTAACTCATAGTAAATCTGTCAATATGCCTGTGGTTCCAGGGTTAAATGGGGCTACAACATAGGAAACCGTAAATGAAATAAAACTATACGTGTATATGTTAAAGATAGACACTGTTTGAGCAGTGTCCATTTTTATTTTGTTCACAAATAGTTAATCATTATGCCATTAAGTTGTAACAAATACTACTTATAATTATAAGTACATTCAGTGGACAAGTACCAATGTTGAATAAGTAGTTTATAAAGTATGCCCCCTTAAGCGTAAATATAAACTGGTGTCTGTAGTTGCAGGGCACTTAAAACTCAAATGCAACTGCCACAGGATAGTATAAGTTTAGACTCCTTTAAAAATAATATTGCATAAAAATAAGCACTCGTCATTTAGGGTGCTTATTTTACATAATGGCTAGATCAGCTATATTTATGAAGTTGTGAAGCATTCTCCATTATTAATACCAATACCAGTCGTCATAGTCATAGAATAATGGAAAAAGAGGAAATTCACATATATCCCGTCTACATCTGCGCCTATGTCTACGTCTTCTACGTCTTCTTCTACGTCTTCTATGCCCTCTATGTCTATATTCAGGATTGAAGTCATAATCAAAATTCTCATCAAAGTCTTCATCATAAGGATCTACATACGTATATTCATTTTGAATTGGTCTATTATAAGGCATTAAGCAATATGGGCAATACATAGGAGCTTCAAAGTCATAAGAATTTTCAACCTTTTCATTTGAGTTGTCATTAGAAGCATTGATACTCATAGGTACCTCCGTAAATTTGTTTACAATGCCATACTATGAGTAAAATATCAAATCCGTGAATAAGAGTTAAGAATCATTAGAAGGCGTACAAATATTAAAGTTAGAGCATATATAAGTATAACTAAGCTTCAAATGGTTACTTGCTAAGAGTACATCTGTTTAATATATCTCCATCTTCTAGATCAGCATCTTCTATGTTTAAGATGACACGTGCTCTTCTTCCCTCTATGACTCCAGAAGAAACAGGTAGACCCACAATAGCACCCGCTGGGAGATTTTCTCGTTTATACTCACCTGCAATGATTTCACCATCAGTCGTGATAACACGTGGGAGAGTTAGTTTTTTATATAATTTGTACTCGTCTTGACATTTGCCGATGATCTGATAATCCAGTTTATTTGTGCATACGACTTCGCGAAGTTCTTCAAAAGTGAGATAGTATATATCTTCTTTTTCATTTATAGATTTGAGTGCAATGTCAGCACTGGTTCACTTGTTGCTAATATCACTTTAGCATGTGTTTTATTGATTGTTGGTGTACTTGTATATAAAGAAAAGTATTTCATCAGACTTTAGGAATGGTTTTGTGTA
This window of the Clostridium kluyveri DSM 555 genome carries:
- a CDS encoding TSUP family transporter, which produces MLDVMIFITIGIAAGILSGLFGVGGGIIIIPALMFFKGFSQLKAQGTSLIAMLPPVGILAFIEYYKKGNTDLVGGIIICSAMLLSAKFGGQLANMLPMNVMKRAFGIFVILVGIKTFFGK
- a CDS encoding alpha/beta-type small acid-soluble spore protein, which translates into the protein MTRNNKLVVPEAREALNRFKMESAREVGVNLKDGYNGDLTAREAGAVGGNMVKKMIKAYEEDLK